The DNA sequence AGTTCGAATGAATGTTAACTTGGTCCGACACTGTTTATGCTAATACAAATACACTGGTATTTAGGTACAGCTGGGCTACTGGAGGTTATCCAAAATGGCACActttcattattattactgaCTAACTGCCTGACAAGCCAGTCGCAGTATGTAAATGTTTGTCACCTACTGTTTAACTGGATGGGAGGGTGCTGAAATACTTAGATGTTTGATGGGATAAAatggtttgtgtgttgttgtttgttgactTGGTTAATAGCCAATCTAAATCCTGTCCTTCAATGTGTTTCTCTTCCAGAATGAGAAGCCTCTCGGCCATTCTGCAAGCAGGTCCAGCAACATCTCAAAGGTATGTTAATGTCTACCTCCCACCACTTACTGGACATCAGAGAgccccagcagagagagagagagagagagagagagagaaaaagagagagagaaagagagagggagaaagagatggtgggagagagagttggtaaACATATTTGCCCCCAGAGGTTAGAAAGCACCAATTCCCCATTCCCCTGTTTTTCTCCTCCACCTGCACGTCTACTTTCAGCTTTCCCTGAAAAGACCAGTAAATAAATTCAATCTTTTTGAACAAAGCACTTACGGCAATTGAAACCTCCACACCAGAAGCAGTTTATTATGTCTAGTAGGGGGAAAACATTTGCACAGTCCCATATGAGACTGTATTTAAACCTTTGATTCGGGCCGTGAGGATCTCAGTTGGTTGCTGCTTTGTTTGTAGTGCCCTATCTACAAAGTCCACCAGATGCCTCTCAATTCCCAGACCCTCAGTGTGTTGGAGAGACACTTAATCCCTTCCTCTGAGTTCTATAATTCCCTTTCTCGCTTGTGCGGAGGAAGAACACAGGGAGGAAGATAGGACTGATACCTCTCCCGTTTGTCCTGAGCTCGTATTAAAACCAGGTGCTTTTTCTCTGTGATGTCTATCTCCCTTCCCCAGAGTTGCGCCACTTTTAAGCTACTGAAAATAACCACAGAGGAATTTAGCTCCCGCTCCAAGAATGCCATCTCACACTGTCCCGTGTATCCTGTATAAATAATCTCCCTTTCTTGTTGTTTTCGGCTGGTGTTGATCTGGTGGTCTTGTCCTTTTACAGTGAAAAGGGCAAGAATGGGGCAACCATGATGATGgcactctgtgtgtatatatatgtgtgtgtgtgtgtgtgtgtgtgtgtgtgtgtgtgtgtgtacagtatgtgtgtacagtatgtgtgtacagtacagtatgtagcaccAGGGTTCAGGCAGGGATCAAGCAGGGCAGTCACTTTCACTCTGGCATGTATCTCTAGCTCTTAGTGCAGCTTTACTGCACTTGTGTGCAAGAATGAGCCTCTTAACAGATAAACCCATTACACGCGCTAATAGATGTCAGGGTCACCTCATCTGTGGGGCGCTCCACTCGGCCGAGTGGGGAAAGCAGCGACTGTGCAGCCACACAGTCGAcaggatttattttttttgttggcgACAGTGTGGTGTCGAATGCGTAACGCACTAATGAAGCTTCTATAAATCGATTAATGTGGAGGGTAAGCGTTCGGTTGGGTTTTAATTCACTGTCGCCGACAGCTGTGTGTCCTACCCACCATCACACCCTCCGGAATGGAGATATCCGGTTAGGTCCTTGAAATGGCAGACACacatgttgtgcatgtgtgagagttcAAGCATTAAATCGACCTATGCATGCCATTACAGTGTGATAAGTACGCTATTGCACTGTTATTAGTTccgatgaaataaataaatgggacTAGTATTTCTGTGAGTGGTTTTTCTACTCAGTTTGTTTTCGACTTtagatttgtgtttgtgttttctggtTCTCAGTTTGAACATGCAGGCTTAGCCAGTCAGGCTATCATGCTTCAGGGCTCCTGCGCTTTGCTCCAGGCTGTCTCCTGAACTGATTTGGGGTATTAAATTATTACATGTACCTCCAGAGATAAAACAGTGACCTGCAGATGAGCGCGTGTCCTTGGCGTGTGCCACCCCAACAGCTGGTGGGGCCGAACCTGCGGCCCTGCTGCCACTGGCTCTGTGTCCTTGTCTGCCACGCACAATAAATTTGACAACGTCCTGGTGAGTCCTCTGTGTGGAgattgcagcagcagcagcagcagcagcagcagcccaagcagtagcagcagcagcagcagcagcagaagcgtCATCTGTCAGGCTGGCTCTGAAACCCCCTCCATGAGCCACGTGTCTCTGGACTGGAGCAGATGACCAGgcctgggatttttttttccgtttcGTTTTGGCCTGAAATGTGTCGGCTGTCGGGAATTACAAATTGCTGGGCCGAGGCGTCGGCagagcacacagacactgttTGCGATGGGTATTTGTAGTCCGCTCCATCATTGACAGGGGACTGTCCTAGGGCTTTATGTGCTTTTAAGATGCTTCAATAAAGCTTATCGGAGTAATGGCAAGCCTCCTGGATCTTCACAGGGTGGCGGGTCTCTGAGATCAGCGCAAAGCTCTGATGTATCATTTATTCCTCAAGGATTATATCATCAACTGCTGCAGGATGAGCTGAAACTGACGCACGTATCGGTCACGCAAACACTCCTTGATTGTGTTAACAGTATAGTAGCTTGGAATGTGACATATGCAGTGCTCTGTTTGTTTTCCACTATAGAGTAACTTGAGTGAAGCCAACCAAGGCCATCACTTAGCATGTCAGTGAGCCAATAAAGCATAGTAGAGCATTGACATAGCATAACAGTTTCTTTAAAGGCACAGTGGTACGTAAGCCTGGCTAGCTCTCAGCTAATGATCTAAATGATTGCATAGTGCTCGCTCCAACAACTGGATTGTATCTTACTATATATTTGCAACCCTACATACCCTCCCCTCATGTAAACAATAAGTTTAGTCAGAAAATGACAGAGGCTAAAGACTGCATTTAGCATGAAAACATCCCTAGTTGAAAGATCCACAGGTTTCTATTAGGGTTTCCATCAACGTCGTTTTGATGTTTATGTTACATTAACTAAGGCGAGACAGACTAAACCCCTCGAGAGGGTTTCATTTAAGCACTGAAGCTTTTGAGCTTGCGGAACGTCTAGCCACCTTCAAAGTCGACTCGAAAGGATATAGCAACAGCCAGTGGAATCGTTAAAAAGCCTTGTGCCTTCATCCCGTAGTCTGCTCCATCACTTGCCAGTGCTCCATGTTTTGACGCCGGGGCTCCTCTCTGGGTCCCACTGTCGCTCTCCTCCATGTCTGTTGATGCTAATGATGGAGGCGAGTTTCTGGAGCGCGTAATTGTGTGCTGGCTggcggtgctgctgctgctgcgggggTCAGAGGGGGCTCCTGCTGAGTTTGGAGCCCAAGCCCTGATTAGCTCCTCGGCTCCCACTTAAACTACTGTACAGGagcccctcaccaccaccacacacacacacacacacacacacacacacacacacacacacacacacacacacacacacatagacatagacacacacacacacacacacacacacacacacacacacacacacacatagacacacacacacacacacatagacacacacacacacacacacacacacacacacacatagacacacacacacacacacacacacacacacacacacacacacacacacacacacacacacacacaaacacacatagacacacacacacacacacacacacacacacacacacacacactgtatgaccACACAGGGGTCCACAGGTTTACAAGTTTGAGACTTGCTATCAGGCCATGGCATGTCTCTTTCCATTTGCCTTTagtctctctcaatctctttttgtctttttggaCATCGCATAACAATATCTCGTTGTCATATCACAGAGCATGTATAGGTGGTTGTtgtgattgctgaatgtgaatCTACATGAAGGGCACGTCCACGTCAGATTCTGTCAGATTCTCACATACATGGTTTACTTTCAGCAAGTGGAAAACATTCCACCCTTACTGTACAAGAATGTAGTAAAAAccaaagcatatacagtagggctagtttgtgcttgtgtgtgcctaGAGATGACGCTTCTGACATTCATATAGCTTATGGCgcactgtagcctatacatttaCGGAGTAGCCTAACTGTCATGGCATTCCACACAGGTTTCTATTGAAAAGGTCAAAATTTGCATCAAAAAAGTTAGATGGGAAGTCAAATAGCGCCTTTGGCGATGTCATGTCCTGGGGGATGTAACTGTATTGGTCCTTATACATCAGAAACATACCTCTGAAGGGTGAGAAAGAAAGCTGCCAGGCCTATACCATGTTACAGATACCACACATGCTCTAACGCTGCCGCAAGCACCAACCACGCAGAAACGGTTCATGAAATACAGCTTCATAGTCCTCCTCTCTAATAAGAAAGCTTCTTTACTTGCTGTTTGAGCAAATTCCCATTGAGACTCGTATGTGGAGGTGTTTCTCTAGCTGGGGCTGTGAGTGCTGCATGTATATGGAGAAGGGTGCCAGAGGTAAATTTGATGTGGGCGTCAGACCAGTCTTCCTGTCCTCTAACGCTGCGCCTCCCATCCCAGCATCAGGGCTGACTAAATATAGAAGCCTATTTATGTGATCATTCTTCTCATTCCAGGCacagaggggttttttttcccttcaattTCTTCAGCAGCAGCCTCCAGTTGACACGACTGTCTGATTTTTGAACTGctttgaaataaaaaacaacaacaaaaaaagataaataaaataagTCATATTCGTATGCTCTTCTtcatggattttttttatatgtgtgtgtgtgtgtgtgtgtgtgtgtgtgtgtgtgtgtgtgtgtctgtgtgcgcccatatgtgtatgtttgctcTTCTAAAGAACACTGGTGTGCACACTCAATTCTTTATTGATCCCAGCCAAGCCCTGGGCTATAAATTCTTTGTTGGTTACAGATTAAATCAATAGGTAATTAGTGCCAGCCCTAGATGGAGGAATGATGCAGACAGTGTCTGCTACCTATGTGATTGCAATAAAACAATATCAGTGTGGCACCTGGCAAGACCAGTGGTGCTCAAGTAAATGAATAAACCAATGAaaactatctttctctctctctctctctctctctctctctttctctctctcctctctatcatTATCTAGGCGGGCAGCCCGACATCAGTAAACGCCCCGAGCACGTTCTCCCGAACCTCCGTCACCCCTTCCAGTCAGGACATCTGCAGGTATGTTCAAGCTGTCACTCTGTGCGCTGTGTTGTCCATACTACCAGCAGCCGCCCCCTAGCGAGCGGTGGGACATGCCCGGACATGCCCCGTGTATAGTGTATAGTGCAGGGCGGAAACCTTTGCTTTTAAGGGTCAGGGTTCATGTGTTTCGGACGGGCGTCTGACCCCTCCGTGAGTTGTGGAGGccgctctcactccctctcggctctctctgtccttcccaCCTGTTGAGCTCCTCTTGTTTGTTGTCACCACTTGCATGCCTTTTTTGGGtttcattttctcttctcttctcttctttcttcccaatctcttctctccttccctttttctctcttgcatCCCCGTTGCCTGCGTTTGTGCCTTCTGTCTCGCGTTCCAGTCCGAATGCGCTGGCGCACGATCAGGGCTGCCCGAAGCCCGTGCACACCGCCGTGGTGCTGCTTAACGCCAACGGCAAAAGCGCGACGTCGTCGCCGCAGggcgtcaccaccaccaccttcctcCCGCCGGACTCGCCGGTCAAGCCCAAGCCCAAGGCGGCGTTCGGCGCCGACTGGCTGTCGCTGCTCAGGGCCCCGGTGAACATCCGGGGCGACGACGGCACGCTCAAGTTCTCGCGCTCGCTCAACGACATGGGCCAGCGGATGGACAACCTGTGCAGCGGCCTTCACTTCATCGACCGCACGTGCTCGGACGGCGAGCTGGGCCTGGAGCCGGACATGCCGCCCGCCGATGACCACGGCAAGACCTCTACCTCCGGCAAACCCGCCCAGCGGGCCCTGGGGTTCCCCTTCACCCGATCGCCCTCCTTCTCCACCAACTACAAGTTTGTGTGCGGCCCGGTGCCCGAGCAGACCCTGTCGGCGCCGCCCGTGCCCCTGCCCGCGCCCGAGCCGCCCAAGGGCTCCAACCTGCTGCGCATCTTCTTCCCCTTCAGCCACTCGTCCACGGCGGGCAGCCTGCACGCCTCGGAGATGGGCAGCCTGGCGTCGCGCCTGCACATCACCAAGTCGGCCAGCGCGCTGCTGGAGGGCAGCGAGTCCTTCCTGGCCGAGGAGGTGGGCGAAGACGAGGTGTTCGAGGAGGACGAGCCGCCCGCCGTGCAGCACTGGCGGCTGAAGGTGGAGGGCCTGCGCGCCCCGCTCTGCTCGCTGGAGTGCGACAGCGACCTGGACCGCTGCCCGTCACCGATGTCCGACAAAAACGGGC is a window from the Sardina pilchardus chromosome 18, fSarPil1.1, whole genome shotgun sequence genome containing:
- the marchf8 gene encoding E3 ubiquitin-protein ligase MARCH8 isoform X1, whose translation is MNMPLHQISVIPRDVPSSRVSGSGKAKDKDRDKQNEKPLGHSASRSSNISKAGSPTSVNAPSTFSRTSVTPSSQDICSPNALAHDQGCPKPVHTAVVLLNANGKSATSSPQGVTTTTFLPPDSPVKPKPKAAFGADWLSLLRAPVNIRGDDGTLKFSRSLNDMGQRMDNLCSGLHFIDRTCSDGELGLEPDMPPADDHGKTSTSGKPAQRALGFPFTRSPSFSTNYKFVCGPVPEQTLSAPPVPLPAPEPPKGSNLLRIFFPFSHSSTAGSLHASEMGSLASRLHITKSASALLEGSESFLAEEVGEDEVFEEDEPPAVQHWRLKVEGLRAPLCSLECDSDLDRCPSPMSDKNGPLSPYSLSGDCCRICHCEGDDESPLITPCHCTGSLRFVHQTCLQQWIKSSDTRCCELCKYEFIMETKLKPLRKWEKLQMTASERRKIMCSVTFHVIAITCVVWSLYVLIDRTAEEIKHAGRIPGRLKLHPGHTYGASKSRILEWPFWTKLVVVAIGFTGGLVFMYVQCKVYIQLWRRLKAYNRVIYVQNRPETCKKIVFDKPPLVEPNLENKEALAPAQSDTNSSQYTETEDYSMEILHV